The Desulfovibrio sp. JC022 nucleotide sequence TTTCTTCAGGAAAAGGGCATCGTGCATGCCTTCCATGATAAGGATGAAATCGTCTACCAGCAGCCCCAGCGCGATGATCATTCCGATGATGACCAGCAGGTTGAAAGTGTAGCCCATGGCCCAAAGGATAGCGACCGTACCAAGCAGGGTCAGAGGTACGGACAAGGCCGCCACTGTTGCTTCTCGCCATGTCAGCAGCACGAGAAGTACACAAAAAACAGCCAGCATGGCTTGCCAGCCGTTGGTGAATCCCCTTTCCAGTTCGGTTTCAATCATTTCAGCCTGATTGCCTGTAAGTCGCCAGTGGACTCCTTCGGGCCAGATGTTTTCACTTTCAGCTTTAGACAGTTCTTTTTTTACCAGTGTGACAAGATCAATAGTGTCATATCCGGGTGATTTCAGGACAGACAATCCTACTACCGGCTCGAATTCGCCGCTTTCCCAGCTTAAGGAAGCTTGTTTGGCTCCTCTCATATGGCTTTTACGTACGGTGGCAATATCATCCAGACGCACGACACCGCCGCCGAAACGTTTGCCGATGAACAGTGTTTTGAGATCTTCAAGGTCATTATATGCACCGTCCATACGGAGTGAAAATTTCAGATCCTTGTTTTCAAATTTTCCCCACGGGGCATCCATGCCGTTCCGGGCGACCTTGTTGCGGACCAATGAGGCGGGTATTCCGTATTTCTTCAGTTTGGCGGGATGGAGTTGGATATGGATGACTTCTTTACGGATGCCGATTTTTCCGATTTTCCGAATGCCCGGAATCTGGCGCAGTCTGCGCCGTAACGAGACTCCCAGATCCTCAAGAACGGAAAGGCTGACATTCCCGGAAAGGGCGATGGTGGTGATGGGAATATCGTTAACTGTGGAAAATTCAATCTTAGGTTCTTTGGCACTTTTGGGCAGTTCATTTCTGGCTGTATTTATGCGCTGACGTAAAAGCTGCTGGCTTTCTCTAATGGAACAGTCCGCTTCGAAAGTTACAATGATGAGCGAAGTGCTGTAGATAGAGGTGGAACGGACCCGTTTTACTCCTTTGAGTCCGCGCAGCTCCTTTTCGATTTTCTGGGTGACGGATTTTTCCACCATGGCAGAGTTGGCTCCCTCCCAGTCGGTGGTGACATAAAAGGTAGGTACTTCCAGATCAGGCAGGCCCTCTTTATTCATGGAGTGGTAGGCTACCAGCCCAAAGCCGATAAGAATCAATCCCCAGATGATGGCCGGGACTTTGCGCAGAAAGAAAAAGGAAAAGATAGGGTTGTGTTTAGCGTTATTCATTGCTGTTCTCCATGGATTGGGAGGGGGCAATGATAGTAACTGGTGCACCGTTCACGACTTTTTTGCGTCCGCTGGAAACGACCAGCTCTCCCGCTTTAAGGCCGTTCAGAATTTCAGCAAAACGAGTATCCCGCAGTCCTATGGTCAGGTTTCTTCTTTGGGCAAAACCGTCCTTGCAGACAAAAGCATAGGGCTGGTTTCCGTCATAGAGCAGTGAACTTAGCGGGATGCGCAGGCTGTTTTCTTTTTTGTTTACCATTATCCAGCAGGTGACGAACATGCCGTCCTGTATGAAATGCTCTTGTTGTTTCAGTCGTGCTTTAACCCTGATAGCTCTTCTTTTTCCATCGACCTGCGGGCTGACCGACCAGATTTTGCCTTGCCGTTTCGGTGCGGTTTCATAGGTCATGCCCGGAGGCCATCCTTCAAAGCCCATGGCAATGTCTGTCGGCTGGCCTATGCGAACGCGACGGCCCTGTTTTTCCGGCAGGTTGAGTATTATTTCCATTTCTCCGGGATCAATGATGGTCATGGGTGCAGTGGCCTCAAGATCCGCATGGGTTGAATGTTTTACGTTTTCAGGCTGGAAATAATCACCGGCCTTGATGTTTATTCTGGCGATGATTCCATTAAATGGAGCGCGTAATTCCAGCTTTTCCGGCGAACGGCTTACTTTACCTAATTCAGCGCGGGAACGGTTCAGTCGTGCTTGTGCGGAACCGATTCTCAACTTAGCCGCAGCTAAAGCGGCTTCTGCTTTTGTAGAACTGTATCTGGACTGTTCGTATACGTTTTGGGCCAGGAATTTTTGCTCGTAAAGTTTCTTTTTGCGTTGGTGATCCTGCCGTGCTTCCGCAAGGGTTTCTTCCGCTTGTTTCAGGGTGGCCCGCAGTGCATCCAGTTCCCGCTGGGCCGCGAGGTGATTGGCTCTGCTTTGTGATACGTCCGAATGTTTGTCACGGGAGTCAATGCGGGCGAGTTGCTGTCCAGAGCTGCCTTGACCCGGTCCGTATACCGCAGAGCCTTCCCGGAGCGGACTTCCGTCTCTGTCTTGACCGATGAAGACAACCTTGCCGGGTTCTTCAAATTGGAGCGATAATTTGCGCACCGCCTGCGCGCGTCCTTCGGCCATGATCCTTTGGAATACAGGGCCGCTGGAAATAGTGTGGGCATTTATACGTAGCGGGGTCTGTTCTGTGTTTTTTGACTTTGCAATGGCGTCCAGTTCATCCAAGCGCCAAAGCCAGACGAAGATGACGGCAACAATTGCCATGGCAGCTAAAAGATACAGGCTTGTTTTTTTAAGGGACGGCATATCTATCTCTTTGGTTTGCAGCTGTTCTTTAAGAACGGCTGATATCAATATTATTAGAATGATTGTTCGATGAATTGTATGGGGTTCGTTTGACATAGCTACGGAAGCCGTGTCAATAAAATTCGAACAACCATTCGATAAATGAGGTGGCAATGGCCAGAAAAGTAGATCGGGAAGGAACAATCAAACGCAGGGGACAAATTCTCAAGGCGGCCGGAAAGTGCTTTGCTGTTAAGGGGTTTCACCAATCCAGTATGGCAGATATCTGCAAGGAAGCGGGGTTAAGCCCCGGCACAGTTTACCATTACTTCCGTTCAAAGGACGAGATGATTCTTCATTTTGCACAGCGGGAGTTGGAACAGGCACAGGAGTACGCCGAAGCCTTGGAAAATTTCGGCTCAGTTGAGGAGTTGGTTGATTTCACCATCTCGGCGATTCTGGGGTCTGAGGATCACGGGGAATTGCAGTTCTACCTTGAATTGCTGACCGAGGGAGGTCGTAACCGTGATGTGGGTAAGGTTCTGCTTCAAGCTGATGAAGTCGTATACTACGCCCTCAAGAAACACCTGACGAGGCTGGATATTCATGGTCATGGGGCTTCAAAGGGTTCTCTTGCCTACTATGTGGGGATGCAGATATCTGCGCTGGAAATATTCAAGCTGGAGGACCCTTCTGCCAAGGAGAGCAGGGAAGTATCCATGCTTTTTAAGAAGGGATTATTGAGTGTGCTGAACGGGGTAAAAGATAGTTGACCCCCCATTATTTCGATGAAGGATAAAGATCCCGGACAATCTCAGAATAAACCTGAGATTGTCCGGGATTAATTATTTATTTGGAAGAACTATGCGAATACCCACCGTATTCAGCTCCAAGGGAATTGGCTACCGGATTCTTCTCAAAGTAATCCAGACATCTTTTCATGTCTTCAATGAGCAGAGATCCAATGTCCCGGCTGACTCCGTGACGGACCAGAATACGCATCAGCACGAGATCTTCGCGGTGGGCGGGCATGGAATAGGCCGGAACCTGCCAGCCTCTGGAGCGCAGTTTGTCTGAAAGGTCGTAGCAGTTGAATCCTGTTACTGATTCTTTTAGTGACCATGATACTGCGGGAATGCCGCCTCTGCCGTTGTATACGATGTCGAATACGCCCAGCTTTTCGATTTCATCTGCAATATAGGCGGCGGTGTCGTAGCAGGCTTGATGAATTTTACGGTAACCTTCCCTGCCCAGACGCAAAAAGTTGTAATACTGGGCCACAATCTGGCCGCCGGGTCTGGAGAAGTTCAGGGCGAAGGAGGGCATGTTGCCGCCCAGATAATTGACCCAGAAAATAAGGTCGTCCGGGAGGTGTTCCCGGTCGCGCCAGATGATCCAGCCTACGCCCAACGGGGAAAGGCCGAACTTGTGGCCGGAAGTGTTAATGGACTTTACCCGTTCAAGCCTGAAATCCCATTCAAGGTCCGGGTCGCAGAACGGGGCAAGGAATCCGCCGCTTGCTCCGTCAACATGGACGGGGATATCCAGTCCGGTTTCATCCTGAAGTTTATCCAGTGCTTCGCATACTTCTTTGACCGGTTCGTAGTCGCAGGTGAAGGTCACCCCGAGAGTGGGAACCACGCCGATGGTGTTTTCGTCACACCGTTTGATCACCTCTTCGGGGCTCATGATTAAACGGTCTTTTTCCATGGGAATTTCGCGTAATTCAATATCCCAGTACTTGGCGAATTTGTGCCAGCAGATTTGTACCGGTCCGCAGATCATGTTCGGTTTATCTGTGGATTTTCCCTGCGCTTTCATTTTTTCACGCCAACGCCATTTCATGGCCATACCGCCGAGCATGGCGGCTTCGGATGATCCGGTGGTGGAGCAGCCGAGGGTGTTTGCCGCATCCGGGGAATTCCAGAGATCGGCCAGCATATGCACGCAGCGGCTTTCCAGTTCCGCTGTCTGGGGATATTCGTCCTTGTCGATCATGTTTTTGTCCAGACACTCGTCCATGAGCTGGTGGACTTCAGGGTCTACCCATGTGGAGCAGAAGGTCGCCAGATTCTGGCGGGAGTTACCATCGAGCATCAACTCATCATGAACTACCTGATATACATCCCTTGGAAGATGCTCCTGTTGAGGGAATTTATATTTGGGCATGGTCTGGGCCATATCGGATGAAGCATATACATCATCCATAAGTGCTTCCCTTATTTTGTCTTTTTCGTGCAGCATTTTGTATCTCCTGATATTATTGTTTGGATAAATTGGTTGGTATGCTGTGGGCATTTGCCGATATAGAGATGGCTTACAATTAATTTTAATTTTTACGGCACAGAATGGAAAAGATCAACCGGGGAGAATAAATATGTATGCTGCATCCGTATATCACAATGCTTTTTGAGGAAGTCTGCATGCAAATAAGACTGCTCTTGTTACTTTGTTACTTATCATAGACTGGAAATAGACTTGTGGAGTATGATTTCTGCGGGGAATCAATAATAAGTGACACTTTTTGTGTCATGGCGACAATGTTGTCGCAAAGCGTCTCGACCCTTGATAATCCGGGGGATTTGTCCGTATTGCTGTTTTTTGCGACACTATCGTCGCATACAGCTGGAAATGTAAAACTGTGCTATTGCGCTAACTTTCACAAGCTGTGCGTAGGTTTTGGTGAGTCCTTACTATTTTGGCCCGTTTATTGCTCAAAGCGAACACAATGCGGCTGCAGACGCATTAGCATGAATCTCATGCACCAAGGGGTGATTGCCGGATGACCGGCAGTTGCAAAATAGCACAATCAACATATGCTCTTTAGTTAAAAGTTAGTTATATAAAAGAGTTGCAAGCGTACTGACTTAAGGGAGGAAGTATGGCTACAAGTAGTAAGAACGAAGGGGCGGACCTTCGTCCGGATTTAAAAATTCTTGTTCCGGCAACGCTGGTGCTGTTCGCAATTATCGCGTGCTCCATTTTGTTTACCGAAACAAGTGAAAAAGTTCTCAAGGCTGCGTATGGCGCTTTTGCCAGCAACACTGGTACCATCTACCTGTGGGTTACCGTAGGTATGATGTTCCTCTGCGCTTTCTTCATGTTCTCCAGCTACGGCAACATCAAGTTCGGAGAAGAGGATGAGAAGCCTGAATTCAATAACTTCTCATGGATCGCCATGATGTTCTGCTCCGGTGTTGCCGGTGCGGTTATGTTCTGGTCCATTGTTGAGCCTCTGTTCAACCTGGCTTATCCTCCAAAATTCGCAGAACCCCTGAGCAGGGAGTCTTTTGAGTGGGCCATGTCCTACGTCCTGCTGCACTGGGGCCCCGTAACCTGGCCCTGGTATATGGTTACTGCACTGCCCATCTGCTACATGTTCTACAAGCGCAAGAAGCCTGTTCTGCGTATCAGTGCCGCTGCAGAGCCTGTTCTCGGCGAAAAAGTCAACGGCGGCATCGGCAAGGGAATCGAGGTGTTCTTCATCATCGGTCTCATGTTCTCCAATGCCGCGGTTATGGGCGTTTCCGTTCCTATTGTTAACCATGCGCTGGCTAAGACTCTCGGCATCGAGCCGAGCTTCACCATGGAAATGTGCATTCTTGCCGTGAGTGCTGTTATCTTCACCGCCAGTGTCTCCATGGGTCTGAAGAAAGGTATTAAGATCCTTTCCGACACCAACGTTGTCATCGCCCTTTCCATGGTTTTCTTCTGCCTCGTTGCAGGACCTACCGTATTTATTATGGACAACTTCACCAACTCCTTCGGGAATATGGTGGGTAACTTCTGGTCCATGATTTTCTGGACCGATCCTTACACCGACGGCTCCTTCCCGCAGGACTGGACAATCTTCTATGCCCTGTGGATGGCTTCCTACGGTCCTTTCATGGGCTTGTTCATCGCCCGTATCTCTCGCGGACGTACTGTAAGAAATGTTGTCGGTATGGGGCTGGCCGGTGGTATCGCCGGTTCTTACATGATCCATGCCGTATTCGGCGGTTACACCATGTGGGCTCAGCTTAATGGTGTTGTTGATGCTGTTGGCGTACTCAAGGCCAGCGGCGGTCCCGCAGCTCTGGTTGCGGTTCTCAGCACCCTGCCCGCAGGTTCCGTTGTACTCATCGGTTACTGCGTGTTCTCTACCATCTTCCTGGCAACCAGTGTTGACTCCTGCGCATACATCATCTCCTGCGCAGCAACCACCAAACTGGTTCCCGGACACGAACCCACCAGAGGTCACCGCTTCTACTGGGCTGCTGTTCAGGCTGGTCTAGCACTGGCGGCAATCACCATGGGCGGTCTTGGACCGGTTAAGATCTTTGCGAACTTTGCCGGCGCGCTTATGCTTATCCCCATCGGATTTGCCGTGGCTGCATGGTTTAAGATGGTCAAGGATGACAATGCACTTCTAATGTGCTGCACACCAAAGAAATAAACAACCTCGCGTAGCAAAGGGAAGGCCCCCTCGAGTCCTGACGGAGTAACCTCTCAGGGGTCTCCCCTTGCGCAAGAGAAAAATCATAAGTAGTTGAAATAAAAGGAGAAAGAAAATGGCAGACCAAGCTAAAAGAGTAGCACTGCTCGGATTTGACTGCGCAATCCCCAAGAGACTCGAAGCTCTTATCGAGGAAGGCGCACTGCCCAACTTTAAAAAGTTCAAGGCTGAAGGGTCTTATATGACTGAAGGGTATAACATGCCCACAGTTACCCCTCCTTCCTGGGCTACCATCTGCACCGGCGCGTTCCCCCGCACTCACGGCGTAGAGGACTACTACTATTACAACGAAGGTGAGTCCCTTCACTTCTCCAAGTGCGTTCAGGCTTTCGGTTCCGAAATGCTGACAGCCCAGACTATCTGGGATGCATGGGATAAGGCCGGTAAAAAGTCTATTGTTGTCAACTACCCCACCTCCTGGCCTTCCAAAATGGAAAACGGCATCATGGTTCAGGGTGAAGGCCTTTCCGCTGCTGAGCACCGCTGGCAGATCGAAGGTTACGAACACAAGGAATGGCTCTGTGCTGAATCCTGCGTAGCTACCGATTTTTACCCCATCGGCGTTCAGGCCCGTTTCGAAGAAGCTGAAGGCTGGAAAAACATCCCTGAAGAAGTTGAAGATCAGGAACCTCTGGAAATGGTCATTCCCATGGAATTCGGCCATGCCATGGATCCCCTCAAGCCTCAGACCTGGTACGGCCTGACCTGGGAATCCGATGATGACGGTTATGACATCTTCGCACTTTGTCCTGAAAAAGATTTCTCTAAAGCATTCTTCACCATCAAGTTGAAAGAGTGGAGTGATGTTGTTGAGCATCAGTTCCCCATTGAATCTGACGGTCGCATCGAGCCCGGTTACTTCCGCTGCAAGCTGATGGAACTCTCCGATGACGGTGATGATTTCAAACTCTACATTTCCGGTATCAACGGAACCAAGGGCTACTGCGCACCCGCAGACGCTCTCAAGAACGTAGACTTCACCAAAAACATCCTCGCCAATGACATGGGTTTTGTCGGTCACGCTAACGGTATCATCGATGATGAAACCATCATTGAACTTGCTCAGTTCCATTCCGAATGGCTCACCGAAGTCCTGACTACCCTCATGAAGGATAACCCGGATTGGGATCTGGTCTACATGCATACCCACCTCATCGACTGGTTCTACCACGGTTTCCTCGACCAGATGGACAGCGATGACGAAGCAGTTCGCGAACATGCCATGAACCTTGAGCGTGCCATCTACCAGATCGAGGACAAATACCTCGGCATCATGATGGAAGCTATGCCCGAAGATACGCTGACCTGCCTGATCTCCGACCACGGTGCAACACCTATCGGACCGATCCTCAACACAGCAGAAGCACTGAAACAGGCCGGCCTGACCGCTTATGAAGCTCGTGAAGGCGACGGTAACTTCTTTGATGAGTCCGAAGGCTTCAACTACGAACTCATCCCTGAGAAATCCAAGGCTGTGCCCCAGCGTTACATGTTCGTCTACGTAAACCTCAAATCCAAGTACCCCGGCGGTATTGTTGAGGACGAAGATTACGAAAAAGTACGTAACGAAATCATTGATGCTCTCTACGACTACAAACACCCCGAAACCGGTGAGCGTCCGGTTATGTGCGCCATCCCCAAAGAAGACGCGAAAGTCTTCGGCATGGGCGGCGAGCAGGCCGGTGACGTTGTATACGTTCTCAAGCCTGAATACATGGCTGAGCACGGCTACGGGTTCCCCACCGGTGAATCCGGATGCGGTTCCCTGAAGAACGTCATGATGTGGCGTGGCCCCGGCGTTAAGCAGGGTTATGTTTACGACCGTCCCCGCTGGCTGGCCGACGTTGTACCTACTTTCTGCCACGCAACCGGCAACCCGGTTCCCGCAGATACCGAAGGTGCAATCTGCTACCAGATCTTCGAAGATAAATAATATTTGACCCCCCATGGGTCATTCACACCTGATTCCGCTTAAGCGGTGTGGTTTAGCCTCCTAGTAATAAACCACACCGCCAGCGGGGCCCGGAGTCAACGGAACTTCGGCCCGTTCGGCACGGACCCCGGAAGAAGGTGGTTCATTATCTTAAAACAGCCCGTGACTTTGCTGAGCAAGGTGCGGGTAAAATAAATGGAGAACAGCATAATGCTCTTTTTCGTAAACAAGCCTGAAGAGAGAGTCCTTGAGCGCATCGCGCTTGTCGGTGGCGATGAGGACAAGGCCCTGCTTCTGGTCGGTGATGCCGTAACCTTCGGCACTGCCCACTGGGAAGAAAAACTCGAAGATATGGATGTGGAAGACATTTACGTGGCTAAAGATGCCGTGGATGGACGCAACATCGAACTCAGCGACAACTGTGAAGTGGTGGATTACGGCGAAATGGTCGACCTGCTGCTGGGCAGTGATGAAAAAGTCGTATCGCTTTAAGGAGAATGTGAGATGTCCAAGACCCTGACTATCATGCTTATGTCCGGTTCCGCTGAGAACGAAGACGCCCAGTTTGCAACAAATCTCGCAGAAGCGGCTCTTGAAAAAGGTCACAAAGTCCAGATGTATCTTTTCGGCAATGCCGTAAATATTTCTAAACAGGAAGTGCCCATCGAAGGCGATTTGCATATCGCACCCAGACTTGTTGATCACATTGAACCGACAAAGAATTTCGAACGCATTGCCCGGTTGACTGAAAAAGGTGCGGATATTTCCACCTGCCATACCAACGAGCATGCCCGCGGCATTGAATCCAAGGAATACGTTGACGGAGTTAAATGGGGCGATGTCGGCGGCTCTTTCACCAAATATCTCATGACCTCGGACGTAATGCTGTCCATCGGTCACTAGGAGGAAGATCATGATCAATTCCGCATGTCTGATCGTATCCAAACCCCTTGGTGTGGAGCTTTCCGCTCTCGGTATCCGCACCGCATGGGCCTGCCACCAGAACGGCTTTGAATGCAAGCTGGTCTTCTCTGAAGAAGGCGTCTGGTGTCTGACTGAAAATCCCGGCTACCACACTTCCATGATCAATGATTTCATCGGCGAAGACGGCGAAGTCGTTTGTATTCGTGAAGATCTCGAGAAGCGCGGTATCGATGAAGATGCGCTGGTGGATGGCGTTGAAGTCATTGATGCCGAAGAAGTTGCCGAGATGTGTGAAGACTTCGAAACCGTCAACTATTTCTAAAAGAATTTGAGGGAAGGAATATGTCCAAAGTAGAATTTGAACGTCTCGATGAAAATCGCGATTCTTTTAAGGTCGGTGCCAAAGCTGTTCCTGAAATCATTATGGATTTCTCCAGCATCACCCCCGAAGAACGCAATCAGGAAAGCATGGGCTCCCGCATGCTCTGTGTTGCTGCACTGGCCTGCTTTTCCAACACATTTATCAACGCCCTTGAGCGTAACGGCGCAGTCGTAAAATCCATGAAAGGCTCTGCTGAAGCCTCCAAGGATAAAGACGAAGTCATGCGTACCCGCTACACCGAACTGGAAATTAATTTCGAAGTGGGCCTTGAAGAAAAGGATCGCGAAATCTTCGAAACCGTAAAAGACAATATGCTTAACGGTTCCCTGCTTACCTACTCTCTCGAGGAAGGCATGGAAGTGGACTACAACCTGTCCATGGTAGCTGTTTAGTAATTAAAATATAAGTAAGTTTAAATTTAGGAGAAAATAAAATGGCAGATAAAAAAGTAATCCTCGTGGCTTGTGGCAGTGCAGCAGTTGACGCAGACGGCGCAGCTCTCAAGAAATTCATGAAAAAGACCGCAACCGTTGCTTCTTTTGACAACGACGGCGTTGTTGCTGCAGCTTCTGCAATTGAAGGCGCAGCTGTTGTTGCTCCCGAAGGCATCGCAAAAGTATTCGAAGAAGACGGCGCATACGCTGTTGTTGATCTCGGCGATGTAGACGGTGCTGCTCTTGAAGCCGCTGTTGCACAGATTTCCGATGCTGCTGACCGCCGCACCCTGATCGTCCTTGCTTGCAACGAAGGTCTCTACTTCGCAGGCCTCGGCATCAACAAAAAAGCAGGCAAAGTTGAGCGTTCCGCTACTGCTGCTGATATCATCGCAACCATCTGTTACGTTGCCGACCTGCTCGTTCCCGCAGACTGCACCGGCTCCGTCCTCTATCAGGTTCTCAAAGATCCCAACATGAAGATCAAGGAAGTAACCAAGCTCAAAGAAGCTCTCGCACGTATGGAAGTTGCTCTGCAGCGTGACAACCGCGAGCCCTGGGACAAGCACGACTGCGCCTAGGCAGCCAGCCTATAAAGCACCATCTGCTGCGTAAAGTGAATTGTTAGCGAGTCTTCGAGCTTACAAGATCTTACCCCTGTGGGGTGCGCGCCTTGCATCTGACGCTTTCTCGACAGCCTAGGATGCATGTTTCGAAGAGTTTAAGAGGGCCGGAGTACTCCGGCCCTCTTGTAATATTTAGATAACTGCCGTGAACTCAGGGGTGTGTCCACGGTAACGAGGGGTGAATTTATGAGTACTGCGACCGCAGCAACTCTTGAAGGGTTGAAACTTAAGCAGGACCTCGGTTTTGCAAAAAAAGGCCTTTTCTGGGCCTTGCTTTCCGGGATCACCTGGGGATTTGACGGGGTTGTTCTGGCCATGGCTTTCGGCATTGCCGCTTTTGCCGATGAAAGTGTCTGGCTGCTGGCCCCGCTGACCGTGGCCGGGCTGCATGATTGCTTTTCCGCTTTCTGGCTTTTTATCTACAATATTATTACCGGACGTATGAAGGAACTGGGCCGGACCCTGCGCAGTAAGTCCGCACGGCTGGTCATGCTCGGTGCGCTTTTCGGAGGCCCGGTGGCTATGTCCTGTTACTTTCTGGGAGCTAAATTTGCCGGGGCTGCATACGTGATGCCCATCACAGCTCTTTATCCGGCTGTTGCTTCCGTTTTTGCTTCCATTTTTCTTAAAGAACGCATCTGCAAAAGGGCCTGGGTTGGGCTGGTCATGTGTATCGTGGGCGGTATCGTAATCGGCTACACCCCGCCTGAAGGTGCGGTGGGTTCTGAATTCTACCTCGGCATCATGCTCGCGCTGGTGGCTACTTTCGGTTGGGGCATTGAAGGCGTGCTGGCCACTTCCAGCATGGACTTCCTTGATCCCGCTGTTGCCCTCAACGTGCGCCAGATTACTTCCGCATGTGTCTTCCTCGGTGTGGTCCTGCCCCTTGCCGGAGGCTGGGACATGATTGTGCCTGCTTTGACCAGCGAAGTTTCATGGGTTTTTCCGGTGGCCGCATTTTCCGGTGCCCTTTCCTATCTCTGCTGGTACCGGGCCATGAACATGACTGGGGTTAGCCGGGCCATGGCCATCAACATCACCTATTCCCTGTGGGGCATCTTTTTCAGTGCCCTGCTTACCGAGATTGAAATTACTACATCCCTGCTTATCGGGGCGGCCATCATCACCATCGGTATGGTCATGGTTGTGGGGAATCCCAAAGACATGGTTAACCTCCGTAACGTGGACTAAGGAGAATTGATATGAATATGCAGATTCAGAAGCCGCTTAAGCTGTACATTGCCGATCTTTTCGGTAACGGCGAACCCCTTGATGTAAAAGGGATTCATGAACTGGTCAGCGCCTATTATCCCGGTGAAAAGTATTGTTCTGTGAGTACCATTGCCGAGCATCTTAAATCCCTGAAAGCCGTAGGTCTTCTTCATGAGGAAGGGTCCTATGTGGATGATGGTGGTGAGCTGGTATCCGTATACCGTATTTCAGAATACGGATTGGATAAGCTTCATAAAGCGCAATAGTTATAGGCGGCTGACTTCATTAAAGAGTCAGCCGCCTTTTTGATTATTATATTGCGTACATTAGTGTATGCTTTTTTTACTTGCACTAAACTGCTTTGGGACATAAGTGTCGCCAAAACAACGACACAACTGTCGTGCAGTCCTGTAGGTGGAGGGGTTAGCATGAGCAAACCGACATATGATGAGCTTCTTGAGCAATGCCGCAGTTTTGAGGAGCAGATCAAAATTTCCAGAGAAACAGCGAAAGAGTTGCAGGAAAGTAAACTGCAACTGACCCGCCTTTTTAACAACCTTCCGGGAATGGTTTACCGTTGTTCACTTGACGATAATAACCATCCGACACTCGATTTTGTCAGCAAGGGGAGCAGTGATCTTTTCGGAGTCGCACCGGAATTTTTTACAGATCAGCATACCAATGTCATGGAAACTCTGGCCCATCCGGATGACCT carries:
- a CDS encoding DsrE family protein, with protein sequence MSKTLTIMLMSGSAENEDAQFATNLAEAALEKGHKVQMYLFGNAVNISKQEVPIEGDLHIAPRLVDHIEPTKNFERIARLTEKGADISTCHTNEHARGIESKEYVDGVKWGDVGGSFTKYLMTSDVMLSIGH
- a CDS encoding DsrH/TusB family sulfur metabolism protein; protein product: MINSACLIVSKPLGVELSALGIRTAWACHQNGFECKLVFSEEGVWCLTENPGYHTSMINDFIGEDGEVVCIREDLEKRGIDEDALVDGVEVIDAEEVAEMCEDFETVNYF
- a CDS encoding OsmC family protein, whose protein sequence is MSKVEFERLDENRDSFKVGAKAVPEIIMDFSSITPEERNQESMGSRMLCVAALACFSNTFINALERNGAVVKSMKGSAEASKDKDEVMRTRYTELEINFEVGLEEKDREIFETVKDNMLNGSLLTYSLEEGMEVDYNLSMVAV
- a CDS encoding DMT family transporter; protein product: MSTATAATLEGLKLKQDLGFAKKGLFWALLSGITWGFDGVVLAMAFGIAAFADESVWLLAPLTVAGLHDCFSAFWLFIYNIITGRMKELGRTLRSKSARLVMLGALFGGPVAMSCYFLGAKFAGAAYVMPITALYPAVASVFASIFLKERICKRAWVGLVMCIVGGIVIGYTPPEGAVGSEFYLGIMLALVATFGWGIEGVLATSSMDFLDPAVALNVRQITSACVFLGVVLPLAGGWDMIVPALTSEVSWVFPVAAFSGALSYLCWYRAMNMTGVSRAMAINITYSLWGIFFSALLTEIEITTSLLIGAAIITIGMVMVVGNPKDMVNLRNVD